Proteins encoded within one genomic window of Desulfonatronospira thiodismutans ASO3-1:
- the trpB gene encoding tryptophan synthase subunit beta, with the protein MRKGYFGAFGGRFVPELLVPPLAELEEAVDNILPSEAFVKDMDRVGREFVGRPTPLYPCRNLSGELGFDVYLKREDLAHTGAHKINNTVGQALLARHMGKRCLLAETGAGQHGVATATAAAMLGLDCIVFMGALDVQRQSINVHRMELMGAKVEPVESGTRTLKDAINAALRYWIAHQSDTHYCLGSAVGPHPFPLLVRKLQSVIGRESRQQMLEQTGNLPDTVVACVGGGSNAIGMFHPFVEDRQVELVGVEAGGRGGPEDYHSATISRGTPGVLHGTHTFLLQSTEGQILPSHSVAPGLDYPGVGPEHSFLKDSSRARYEVIHDREALKAFNLLSRKEGIIPALESAHAVAWAVENKESIKQGSKVLINLSGRGDKDLDIVRDSGI; encoded by the coding sequence ATGAGAAAGGGTTATTTCGGTGCTTTCGGCGGCAGATTTGTTCCGGAACTGCTGGTGCCGCCCCTGGCGGAACTGGAGGAGGCTGTGGACAATATTCTGCCCAGTGAGGCCTTTGTAAAGGATATGGACCGGGTGGGCCGGGAATTCGTGGGACGCCCCACGCCTCTTTATCCCTGCCGCAACCTCTCAGGGGAGCTGGGCTTTGATGTGTATCTGAAAAGAGAGGATCTGGCCCATACCGGGGCGCACAAGATCAACAACACCGTGGGACAGGCCCTGCTGGCCAGGCATATGGGCAAGAGGTGCCTGCTGGCGGAGACCGGGGCCGGACAGCACGGGGTGGCCACAGCTACGGCAGCGGCCATGCTGGGTCTGGACTGCATAGTCTTCATGGGTGCCTTGGATGTACAGCGCCAGAGCATCAACGTGCACCGCATGGAGCTCATGGGGGCCAAAGTGGAGCCCGTGGAAAGCGGCACCAGGACCCTCAAGGACGCCATCAACGCGGCCCTTCGGTACTGGATAGCGCATCAGTCGGATACACACTACTGCCTGGGCTCTGCTGTGGGTCCGCATCCTTTTCCGCTGCTGGTGCGTAAGCTGCAGTCAGTAATCGGCCGGGAATCTAGGCAGCAGATGCTGGAGCAGACCGGAAACCTGCCGGATACTGTTGTGGCCTGTGTGGGCGGCGGGTCCAACGCCATCGGCATGTTTCACCCTTTTGTGGAAGACCGGCAGGTAGAGCTGGTGGGCGTGGAAGCCGGGGGCAGGGGTGGTCCTGAGGATTATCACTCCGCAACGATTTCCAGGGGTACCCCCGGGGTGCTGCACGGCACGCATACTTTTCTGCTGCAAAGCACAGAGGGCCAGATCCTGCCCTCGCACTCCGTGGCTCCCGGGCTGGATTATCCCGGGGTAGGACCGGAGCACTCCTTTTTAAAGGACAGCAGCAGGGCCAGGTACGAAGTTATTCATGACCGCGAGGCCCTGAAGGCTTTTAATCTTCTGTCCCGCAAGGAAGGCATCATCCCGGCCCTGGAAAGCGCCCACGCCGTGGCCTGGGCAGTGGAAAACAAAGAGTCCATCAAGCAGGGCAGCAAGGTCCTGATCAACCTTTCGGGAAGAGGGGACAAGGATCTGGATATTGTCAGGGATTCAGGGATATAA
- a CDS encoding hydantoinase B/oxoprolinase family protein, translated as MTINPILLEVFKNRFSSICEEMGMVLTRTAFSSNIKERRDLSCAVFSPQAEMIAQAAHIPVHLGSMPLSVQAAVQDTELDEIQQGDMVMLNDPFQGGTHLPDITLVAPVFAGGDRPLFFVANRAHHSDIGGMSPGSMPLSTSLYQEGVIIPPVKIMRRGRMEKQIFRLLLKNVRTPGEREGDLSAQVMANFTGIARLEEIIDRYGPELVHNYGQALIDYSERMMQETISSIPDGTYRFEDCLDDDGQGAAGIPLRLELSVQGSTAGLDFTASADQVTGSVNAVRAITMSCALYVLRCLVNEDILANSGCLRPVKVHTRPGSVLDALHPGAVAGGNVETSQRIVDVILGALSRAIPERIPAASQGTMNNVTIGGVDPRSGRAFTYYETLAGGMGASCRHHGESGVHSHMTNTLNTPVEALEHTYPFRVLAYGLRTGSGGRGRFCGGQGIYRHMQVLVPCEVTVLSDRRRTGPYGLKDGRQGMPGENRVRLDGQWHSRPGKFREVLSTGDELIISTPGGGGYGAAED; from the coding sequence ATGACCATAAACCCCATACTTCTGGAGGTCTTCAAGAACCGCTTCTCCTCCATCTGCGAGGAGATGGGCATGGTTTTGACCCGGACGGCCTTTTCCTCCAACATCAAGGAACGCAGGGACCTGTCCTGTGCGGTGTTTTCCCCGCAGGCGGAGATGATAGCCCAGGCCGCGCATATACCTGTGCATCTGGGGTCCATGCCCCTGTCCGTGCAGGCGGCAGTTCAGGACACAGAGCTGGACGAGATTCAACAAGGCGATATGGTCATGCTGAACGACCCCTTCCAGGGTGGAACCCACCTGCCGGATATAACCCTGGTGGCTCCGGTGTTCGCCGGGGGGGACAGGCCTCTTTTCTTCGTGGCCAACAGGGCGCATCACAGTGATATAGGCGGCATGTCCCCGGGCTCCATGCCCCTTTCAACCTCTCTGTACCAGGAAGGCGTGATTATCCCTCCGGTGAAGATCATGCGCCGGGGCAGGATGGAAAAACAAATCTTCAGGCTGCTTTTGAAAAACGTGCGCACTCCAGGGGAGCGGGAGGGAGACCTTTCCGCCCAGGTCATGGCCAATTTTACCGGCATCGCCAGGCTGGAAGAGATCATTGACAGGTACGGGCCGGAACTGGTGCACAACTATGGCCAGGCCCTTATTGATTACTCGGAAAGAATGATGCAGGAGACCATTTCCTCCATTCCTGACGGTACTTACCGGTTTGAGGATTGTCTGGACGATGACGGGCAGGGCGCTGCCGGGATTCCTTTAAGACTGGAACTAAGTGTTCAAGGCAGCACCGCCGGCCTGGATTTTACCGCCAGTGCGGACCAGGTCACAGGCTCGGTGAATGCGGTCCGGGCCATCACCATGTCCTGTGCCCTGTACGTGCTTCGTTGCCTGGTCAACGAGGATATCTTGGCCAACAGCGGGTGCTTGAGGCCGGTTAAGGTGCATACCAGGCCGGGATCAGTCTTAGATGCGCTGCACCCGGGGGCGGTGGCCGGGGGCAATGTGGAGACTTCCCAGCGCATCGTGGACGTTATCCTGGGAGCCTTGTCCAGGGCAATCCCGGAAAGGATTCCTGCTGCTTCCCAGGGCACCATGAACAACGTGACCATAGGCGGAGTGGACCCCCGCTCGGGCAGGGCCTTTACCTATTACGAGACCCTGGCCGGCGGAATGGGGGCCTCCTGCAGGCATCACGGGGAAAGCGGGGTGCATTCGCACATGACCAACACCCTGAACACCCCGGTAGAGGCCCTGGAACATACTTATCCGTTCCGGGTGCTTGCATATGGTCTGCGCACGGGCTCTGGCGGAAGGGGCAGATTCTGCGGAGGTCAGGGCATTTACAGGCATATGCAGGTGCTTGTCCCCTGCGAGGTCACGGTGCTTTCGGACAGAAGAAGGACTGGTCCTTACGGACTCAAGGATGGCCGGCAGGGAATGCCCGGGGAAAACCGGGTCCGGCTGGATGGCCAGTGGCATTCCCGGCCGGGCAAGTTCAGAGAAGTATTAAGCACAGGTGATGAGTTGATTATCAGCACTCCGGGCGGCGGCGGTTATGGTGCTGCAGAAGACTGA
- a CDS encoding carboxymuconolactone decarboxylase family protein: protein MSKDQLPKNYQMMQEQHPGFIKAVAELGNAVRQEGPLDEKSVELIQLSAAAALKLEGAVHSHARRALKAGATPEELRQTLIVLTSTTGFPTVASAMSWVRDVTGE from the coding sequence ATGAGTAAAGATCAGTTGCCTAAAAATTATCAGATGATGCAGGAACAGCATCCCGGATTTATCAAGGCCGTGGCAGAGCTGGGTAATGCCGTACGCCAGGAGGGACCTTTGGATGAAAAAAGTGTTGAACTTATTCAGTTGTCTGCTGCAGCAGCCCTGAAGCTTGAAGGCGCGGTACACAGTCATGCCCGCAGGGCTCTTAAGGCCGGGGCCACCCCGGAGGAGCTTCGCCAGACCCTGATAGTGCTGACTTCCACCACGGGTTTTCCCACTGTGGCTTCTGCCATGAGCTGGGTAAGGGATGTCACCGGGGAGTAG
- the queF gene encoding preQ(1) synthase: MRDDTSGLTLLGKTRPEYPSRVDPGVLETFANKFAERDYEVVMVTDEFTSLCPVTGQPDYGTIELRYVPGKECIESKSLKYYLFSYRQEPTFMETVVNRILDDLVQACSPRQMKVVGRFKARGGIAIDVSAQYRREDQPS; encoded by the coding sequence ATGCGTGATGATACTTCCGGTTTGACTCTGCTGGGTAAAACGAGGCCCGAATATCCTTCCAGGGTTGATCCCGGAGTTCTGGAGACCTTTGCCAATAAATTTGCGGAAAGGGACTACGAAGTGGTTATGGTCACGGATGAGTTCACTTCCCTTTGCCCGGTTACAGGACAGCCGGACTACGGGACCATTGAACTCAGATACGTGCCGGGAAAGGAGTGCATCGAGTCCAAATCCCTCAAATATTATCTTTTCAGCTACCGTCAGGAACCTACTTTTATGGAGACTGTGGTCAATCGCATCCTGGATGACCTGGTTCAGGCCTGCAGCCCCAGGCAGATGAAAGTTGTGGGCCGCTTCAAGGCCAGGGGCGGCATAGCCATCGATGTTTCCGCACAGTACCGCCGGGAAGATCAGCCGTCTTGA
- the trpD gene encoding anthranilate phosphoribosyltransferase, with translation MQIKQVLNKICSGQDLDYSEGRDVFQALFEGEISPAQSGALLMGLRTKGESASELAAAVSVALQRARLVHGLTGKTIDTCGTGGDSRQSFNCSTAVAFFLADQGIQVVKHGNRAVSSSCGSADVVEALGLQLLDNPDLVAGELAARNFAFLFAPHFHPSFASIAPLRQELGIRSLFNLMGPLLNPARPTHQILGVPHAGFMPLMSGVLAESGVQSAAVVHGAMGFDELTPCGVNQVIMVREGRQEDMLLDPEPLGFEACSPEDLACADKESALARQREILAGEGPGPMQDMVALNLGLGLHLLNPDVGLEECMHEAASIVRGGLKTLNFSG, from the coding sequence ATGCAGATAAAACAAGTACTGAATAAAATATGCTCCGGGCAGGACCTGGATTACAGTGAGGGCCGGGATGTTTTTCAGGCCCTGTTTGAAGGGGAGATATCCCCGGCCCAGAGCGGGGCGCTGCTCATGGGCCTTCGCACCAAGGGCGAAAGTGCCTCTGAACTGGCTGCTGCCGTGAGTGTGGCCCTGCAGCGGGCCAGGTTAGTGCATGGATTGACCGGGAAAACTATAGATACCTGCGGTACAGGCGGGGACTCGCGCCAGAGCTTCAACTGCTCCACTGCGGTGGCCTTTTTTCTGGCCGACCAGGGCATCCAGGTGGTGAAGCACGGCAACCGGGCCGTGTCCAGTTCCTGCGGCAGCGCTGACGTAGTGGAGGCCCTGGGGCTGCAGCTCCTGGACAACCCTGATCTTGTGGCAGGTGAACTGGCGGCCAGGAACTTTGCTTTTCTTTTTGCCCCGCATTTTCATCCAAGTTTTGCAAGCATCGCCCCTCTGCGCCAGGAGCTGGGCATAAGAAGCCTGTTCAATCTCATGGGACCGCTTTTGAATCCGGCTAGGCCCACACACCAGATACTGGGTGTGCCCCACGCCGGATTTATGCCCCTTATGTCCGGGGTGCTGGCTGAAAGCGGTGTGCAGTCCGCGGCAGTGGTGCACGGGGCCATGGGGTTTGACGAGCTGACCCCCTGCGGGGTGAACCAGGTGATTATGGTCCGCGAGGGCAGGCAGGAGGATATGCTTCTGGACCCCGAGCCCCTGGGATTTGAGGCCTGCAGTCCCGAGGATCTGGCCTGTGCGGACAAGGAAAGTGCCCTGGCCAGGCAGCGCGAGATACTGGCCGGTGAAGGGCCGGGACCAATGCAGGACATGGTGGCCCTGAACCTGGGCCTGGGCCTGCACCTGCTAAACCCGGATGTGGGTCTTGAGGAATGTATGCACGAGGCGGCATCTATTGTCAGGGGCGGTCTTAAAACCCTTAACTTTTCAGGGTAG
- a CDS encoding hydantoinase/oxoprolinase family protein, translating to MQSCDPVIIGVDTGGTFTDFIYHLGGAWVVHKTLSTPDDPSRAVLEGLEHIAPEGRTRPVESHSVGPPGAALGRVKVVHGSTVATNAVLERKGVRTAIITNAGFEDVIEIGRQNRDQLYNLFYRRPQTVVPPGLRFGLPARMDASGKEIQPMDLEVLSSIKKRLKELQVQSVAVCLLFSYLNPEHEQMVYRELADLNIPVSLSHCILPEFREFERLSTTVVNAYVAPKMSGYLQRIQDRLHPAPLRIMQSNGGSISAAQAMQEPVRTILSGPAGGVVGAVETAKRAGLEKIITLDMGGTSTDVCLMDKALPLSTETCLSGFPLKVPMLDIHTVGAGGGSIARLDAGGALKVGPESAGSDPGPICYGRGSEITVTDAHLFLGRLQADRFLGGGMTLDRKSLDAAFEELSGRAGLEPMDLAQGVLSVADTSMERAIRVISVEKGFDPREFTLVSFGGAGGLHCAELARMLSMPRVLVPANPGVLSAMGMVLADVIRDYSRTVMLGHGKATHGRLQKLFGPLEEQAREEMLQEGFNEDSLSLHRSLDMRYQGQSFEIMVPWRMGQDPGDGFEELHRQKYGYIHQGRDMEVVSLRLRAAGTPAKPALQPSTPGDEQVSDKAFYGQTQLYFEGGFISAPVLDRNELLPGNGFAGPAVITEYTSTVFVPPFARARVDNWGNIVLDILDAD from the coding sequence ATGCAGTCTTGTGATCCAGTAATTATCGGAGTTGATACCGGGGGGACTTTTACGGATTTTATATATCATTTAGGCGGTGCCTGGGTAGTGCACAAGACCCTGTCCACCCCGGATGATCCTTCAAGGGCTGTACTTGAGGGACTGGAGCACATTGCCCCTGAGGGCAGGACCCGCCCGGTTGAATCCCACTCTGTGGGGCCGCCTGGGGCGGCATTGGGCCGGGTAAAGGTAGTGCACGGCTCCACCGTGGCCACCAATGCTGTCCTGGAGCGAAAAGGGGTCAGGACCGCCATAATCACCAATGCCGGCTTTGAAGACGTAATAGAAATCGGTCGCCAGAACAGGGACCAGCTCTACAATCTCTTTTACCGCAGACCACAGACCGTGGTTCCCCCAGGCCTCAGGTTCGGCCTCCCCGCCCGCATGGATGCATCAGGAAAAGAAATCCAGCCCATGGACCTGGAGGTTTTGTCCAGCATCAAGAAACGCCTCAAAGAATTGCAGGTACAGTCCGTGGCTGTCTGTTTGCTTTTTTCCTATCTCAACCCGGAGCATGAGCAGATGGTTTACCGGGAACTGGCTGACCTGAACATACCTGTTTCCCTGTCTCACTGCATACTCCCGGAATTCAGAGAATTTGAGCGCCTGTCCACAACAGTTGTCAATGCCTACGTGGCACCGAAGATGTCCGGGTATCTGCAGCGCATACAGGACAGGCTGCACCCGGCTCCTCTGCGTATCATGCAGTCCAACGGAGGCAGTATTTCTGCGGCTCAGGCCATGCAGGAGCCCGTGCGGACCATCCTTTCGGGACCGGCCGGGGGAGTGGTGGGAGCAGTGGAGACAGCAAAAAGGGCCGGCTTGGAGAAAATCATCACCCTGGACATGGGCGGTACTTCCACGGATGTATGCCTCATGGACAAGGCCCTGCCCCTTTCCACGGAAACCTGCCTTTCAGGTTTTCCCCTGAAGGTGCCCATGCTGGATATTCATACCGTGGGGGCAGGGGGCGGTTCCATAGCCAGGCTGGATGCCGGCGGGGCCCTGAAGGTGGGGCCTGAAAGCGCCGGGTCGGACCCAGGCCCCATATGTTACGGCCGTGGAAGTGAGATCACGGTGACGGATGCGCACCTGTTTCTGGGGCGTCTTCAGGCGGACAGATTTCTGGGTGGGGGGATGACCCTGGACAGAAAAAGCCTGGACGCGGCCTTTGAAGAACTTTCCGGCCGGGCCGGGCTGGAGCCCATGGATCTGGCTCAGGGGGTTCTGTCAGTGGCGGACACCAGTATGGAACGGGCCATAAGGGTCATTTCCGTGGAAAAGGGATTTGATCCCAGGGAATTCACCCTGGTATCCTTTGGCGGAGCAGGGGGGCTGCACTGCGCAGAGCTGGCCCGCATGCTGTCCATGCCCAGGGTGCTTGTACCGGCCAACCCCGGGGTGCTCTCGGCCATGGGCATGGTCCTGGCTGACGTCATCAGGGATTATTCCCGGACAGTGATGCTGGGACACGGGAAGGCTACCCACGGCCGCCTGCAGAAACTCTTCGGCCCCCTGGAAGAGCAGGCCCGGGAGGAAATGCTGCAGGAGGGTTTTAATGAAGACAGCTTAAGTCTGCACAGGTCCCTGGATATGCGCTACCAGGGACAGTCTTTTGAAATAATGGTGCCCTGGCGTATGGGGCAGGACCCCGGGGATGGATTTGAAGAGCTGCACCGGCAGAAGTATGGCTATATCCATCAGGGAAGGGATATGGAGGTTGTAAGTTTGAGACTAAGGGCCGCCGGAACTCCTGCAAAGCCCGCCCTGCAGCCCTCTACCCCAGGGGATGAGCAGGTTTCGGACAAGGCTTTTTATGGACAGACCCAGCTCTATTTTGAAGGTGGATTTATTTCCGCCCCTGTCCTGGACCGGAATGAACTTTTGCCGGGCAATGGATTTGCAGGCCCGGCAGTGATCACCGAGTACACTTCTACAGTGTTTGTCCCGCCCTTTGCCCGGGCAAGGGTGGATAACTGGGGCAACATAGTTCTTGATATCCTGGATGCAGATTAA
- a CDS encoding indole-3-glycerol-phosphate synthase: MLDKFMQAKAGELKALRELKAGGGTLEEYQGPRPGFREAVAGPGPAIIAEYKRSSPSRGVINEELSPQKAVQEFMSGGAAAFSVLTEEEYFGGRIEYLEEFAGHGVPVLRKDFIFDYLQVEQTAATPASALLLIARVVKDLGLLSDLIRVSRIHNLEPVVEIFAPRELDMVRQAGADIIMVNNRDLDRLTVDLDMSRNLVPQKKPQEVWICASGIDNSAQVDELYGLGFDAFLIGTSIMSCDQPGEKLKELFP, translated from the coding sequence ATGCTGGATAAGTTTATGCAGGCCAAGGCCGGGGAGTTGAAGGCTTTAAGAGAGCTTAAGGCCGGAGGTGGAACTCTGGAAGAGTATCAAGGCCCAAGACCGGGCTTTCGCGAGGCTGTTGCCGGTCCCGGCCCGGCCATTATTGCTGAATACAAGAGGTCCTCGCCTTCCAGAGGGGTTATAAACGAGGAGCTGTCTCCCCAAAAAGCTGTGCAGGAGTTTATGTCCGGGGGTGCCGCGGCTTTTTCCGTGCTGACGGAGGAAGAATATTTCGGGGGCAGGATAGAGTATCTGGAGGAATTTGCCGGACACGGTGTCCCGGTCCTCAGAAAGGACTTTATATTCGATTATCTGCAGGTGGAGCAGACCGCTGCCACACCGGCCTCGGCCCTGCTGCTAATTGCCAGGGTGGTAAAGGACCTGGGGCTGTTGTCGGATTTGATCCGCGTGAGCCGTATCCACAACCTGGAGCCTGTGGTGGAGATATTCGCCCCCAGAGAACTGGACATGGTCAGACAGGCCGGCGCAGATATCATCATGGTCAACAACAGGGACTTAGACAGGCTCACAGTGGACCTGGACATGTCCAGAAACCTTGTGCCGCAGAAAAAGCCTCAAGAGGTCTGGATCTGTGCCAGCGGTATTGACAATTCAGCTCAGGTGGACGAACTTTACGGGCTTGGCTTTGATGCCTTTCTCATAGGCACCAGCATCATGTCCTGTGACCAGCCCGGGGAGAAACTAAAGGAGCTTTTCCCATGA
- the trpA gene encoding tryptophan synthase subunit alpha, with protein MHHDNILTRKIQGAVDSGRKALIPFVPAGFPSRERFWDVILELDDQGADVIEIGVPFSDPVADGPVVEKASIRCLEQGVNLDWIFEGLARHRKDIQAGLVFMGYFNPFLQYGVERLSGACKEAGVSGLIIPDLILEEARPYKEVLEENNLAYIPLVGLNTSIERLQEYARLCPAFVYVVSVMGITGTKSGSMQVLGDKLRQVQDTFECPVALGFGISSKDQLESIEEHVDAVVFGSALINHLDEGKSPREFMAGW; from the coding sequence ATGCATCATGACAATATATTGACCAGAAAGATACAGGGGGCTGTGGACAGTGGTCGAAAGGCCCTGATACCGTTTGTGCCGGCCGGTTTTCCCAGCAGGGAAAGGTTCTGGGATGTGATTCTGGAACTGGACGATCAGGGCGCGGATGTCATAGAAATAGGAGTGCCTTTTTCAGATCCTGTGGCAGACGGTCCGGTGGTTGAAAAGGCCTCCATCCGTTGCCTGGAGCAGGGGGTGAACCTGGACTGGATTTTCGAAGGTCTGGCCAGGCATAGAAAAGACATTCAGGCCGGGCTGGTTTTCATGGGATACTTTAATCCTTTTCTGCAGTACGGAGTCGAAAGGCTGTCTGGTGCCTGCAAAGAAGCCGGGGTGAGCGGGCTGATTATACCGGATCTGATTCTGGAGGAAGCAAGGCCTTACAAGGAAGTTCTGGAAGAAAACAACCTGGCCTACATACCCCTGGTGGGGCTGAATACATCAATAGAGAGGCTTCAGGAATACGCCAGACTGTGTCCGGCTTTTGTCTACGTGGTGTCTGTTATGGGTATTACCGGGACAAAGTCCGGTTCAATGCAGGTTCTGGGTGATAAGCTGCGTCAGGTGCAGGACACTTTTGAATGTCCTGTGGCCCTGGGCTTCGGCATCAGTTCCAAGGATCAGTTGGAATCCATTGAGGAACACGTGGATGCCGTGGTTTTCGGCAGCGCCCTGATCAATCATCTGGATGAGGGCAAAAGCCCCCGGGAGTTTATGGCTGGATGGTAG
- a CDS encoding phosphoribosylanthranilate isomerase: MNREFKIKICGLTDPEDLRLCQELRIDFTGFIFHPGSPRYVSPEKVGEWSKENELRVGVFVDATVREVLDATSRAGLDMVQLHGGQDPGFCRELGADMVIRTFWPERFQSSSAFEEELQKFTKACRYFLLDAGRSMGGHGRSIACSWLEGVNSPVPFLMAGGLGPDNLDPVLKTQAAGVDLNSGVEKAPGEKDHEKIKKAVNKLRGIK; this comes from the coding sequence ATGAACCGGGAGTTCAAAATCAAAATCTGCGGGCTGACTGATCCAGAGGATCTCAGGCTCTGTCAGGAACTAAGGATAGATTTTACCGGCTTTATCTTTCATCCCGGCAGTCCCAGGTACGTATCCCCTGAAAAAGTCGGGGAGTGGAGCAAAGAAAATGAGCTCCGGGTGGGAGTATTTGTAGATGCAACAGTCCGGGAAGTGCTGGATGCAACCAGCAGGGCCGGGCTGGATATGGTGCAGCTGCATGGCGGACAGGATCCTGGTTTTTGCCGTGAGCTTGGAGCGGACATGGTCATCAGGACTTTCTGGCCGGAACGCTTCCAGAGCAGCAGTGCTTTTGAGGAAGAACTTCAGAAATTCACCAAGGCCTGCAGGTATTTCCTGCTGGACGCAGGTCGGAGCATGGGGGGGCATGGCCGGAGTATAGCCTGCAGCTGGCTTGAGGGAGTAAATAGTCCTGTGCCGTTTCTTATGGCCGGGGGGCTTGGGCCGGACAATCTGGACCCGGTGCTCAAGACACAGGCCGCAGGCGTTGATCTCAATTCCGGTGTAGAAAAAGCCCCGGGTGAGAAAGATCATGAAAAGATAAAAAAAGCAGTCAATAAATTGCGAGGAATAAAATGA
- a CDS encoding dual CXXC motif small (seleno)protein, translated as MYLYCRVCNSCFNLNEAAQNIDDRMEEDLGNIRCDRL; from the coding sequence ATTTATCTCTATTGCCGGGTGTGCAATAGTTGTTTCAATTTAAACGAAGCAGCCCAGAACATCGACGACCGTATGGAGGAAGACCTGGGCAACATACGCTGCGACAGGCTCTGA
- a CDS encoding glutamine synthetase family protein, whose translation MQKPVVFDCRNADDVTRAVKEHDISFVQFWFVDVLGNLKSFQVTPSELDEAFEEGMGFDGSSIEGFSRIHESDMLAYPDPTTFQIVSWRPMERPVARMFCDIKNPDGSPYEGDSRYVLKRILGKAAEDGYSFYVGPELEFFLFESSREPKTLDFGGYFDAPPLDLANDIRRDIINALINMGIVVEYSHHEVAPSQHEIDLRYQEALKMADTAVTYRVIAKEVARRHGCYATFMPKPLFGENGSGMHVHQSLFKNGRNVFYDPDAPDNLSKECRNYISGLLEHANEITAVCNQWVNSYKRLVPGYEAPVYVAWARRNRSSLVRVPMYKPGKEKATRVELRSPDPACNPYLAFACMLASGLKGMEKKYPLPEAVEEDIFEMNEEERKKHNIPSLPGSLFEAVEVLEKSAVVRQALGEHIFNNFIANKKIEWNNYRIQVTEYELKKYLPLL comes from the coding sequence ATGCAAAAGCCGGTGGTGTTTGATTGTCGAAATGCAGATGATGTTACCAGGGCGGTTAAAGAACACGACATCAGTTTTGTGCAGTTCTGGTTCGTGGATGTTCTGGGCAATCTCAAAAGTTTTCAGGTTACCCCCAGCGAGCTGGATGAGGCCTTTGAAGAAGGTATGGGTTTTGACGGCTCTTCCATCGAGGGGTTCTCCAGGATCCATGAAAGCGACATGCTGGCTTATCCAGATCCGACAACTTTTCAGATTGTTTCCTGGCGTCCCATGGAACGACCTGTGGCCCGCATGTTCTGCGACATAAAGAACCCCGACGGCAGCCCCTATGAAGGCGACAGCAGGTACGTCCTCAAGAGGATCCTGGGTAAAGCTGCTGAAGACGGGTACAGCTTTTACGTAGGCCCGGAACTGGAATTCTTTCTTTTTGAGAGCTCCAGGGAGCCCAAGACCCTGGACTTCGGTGGCTACTTTGATGCACCGCCTCTGGACCTGGCCAATGACATCCGCAGGGATATCATAAATGCCCTGATAAACATGGGCATTGTTGTAGAGTACAGTCACCACGAGGTGGCCCCCAGCCAGCACGAGATCGATCTGCGCTACCAGGAAGCTCTGAAGATGGCTGATACCGCGGTCACCTACCGGGTCATCGCCAAGGAAGTGGCCAGACGTCACGGCTGCTACGCCACCTTTATGCCCAAGCCCCTTTTCGGGGAAAACGGCAGCGGCATGCATGTGCACCAGTCCCTTTTCAAGAATGGCAGAAACGTGTTTTACGATCCTGATGCCCCGGACAATCTGAGCAAGGAATGCAGAAATTACATCAGCGGTCTTCTGGAGCATGCCAACGAGATAACAGCTGTGTGCAATCAGTGGGTCAATTCCTACAAGAGGCTGGTGCCGGGATATGAGGCTCCTGTTTACGTGGCCTGGGCCAGGCGTAACCGCTCATCCCTGGTGCGGGTACCCATGTACAAGCCGGGCAAGGAAAAGGCCACCCGGGTGGAGCTCAGATCTCCGGACCCGGCCTGCAATCCTTACCTGGCCTTCGCCTGCATGCTGGCCTCGGGGCTCAAGGGTATGGAAAAGAAGTATCCCCTGCCCGAGGCGGTGGAAGAAGATATCTTTGAGATGAACGAGGAAGAAAGAAAGAAGCACAACATCCCCAGCCTGCCCGGAAGCCTTTTCGAGGCGGTGGAGGTTCTGGAAAAAAGCGCAGTGGTCAGGCAGGCCCTGGGCGAGCACATATTCAACAATTTCATCGCCAACAAGAAAATCGAATGGAATAACTACCGCATACAGGTGACTGAGTATGAGCTGAAAAAGTACCTGCCGCTTCTTTAA